In Streptomyces canus, one DNA window encodes the following:
- a CDS encoding purine-cytosine permease family protein translates to MTDSSGSPDSRSIAWQLQVETHGLDVIGDAERKGTPRTLFWPWFGANVSILGLSYGSFALGFGISFWQALVAAVIGIVFSFLLCGFVAVAGKRGSAPTMVLGRAAYGVRGNRLPSVVSWVLTVGWETVLCSLATLATATVFGRLGWGGGTGTQVIALIVVAGLTVVGGVMGFDLIMRLQTVITVVTGVLTVVYIGLVADHIHWSSVSALPAGSAQEFIGALVFMMTGFGLGWVNAAADYSRYLPRTSSSRGVVGWTTFGASAAPLLLLVSGLLLAGSSTTLNQAVAADPIGALTTLLPTWFLVPFAVVAVLGLVGGAVLDIYSSGLALLSAGLRIPRPLAALVDGVLMIAGSLYIVFFADDFLGQFMGFLTTLGVPIAAWCGIMLADLSLRRRDYDEADLYRPSGRYGDVPPAPLILTVLATALGWGLVTNSAASWLDWQGYLLAPFGLGGKSGAWAYANLGVLAALALGFLGTLAFGRGRVRAQEGVV, encoded by the coding sequence ATGACAGACTCCTCGGGATCCCCCGACAGCAGATCCATCGCCTGGCAGCTCCAGGTGGAGACCCACGGGCTGGACGTGATCGGCGACGCCGAACGCAAGGGCACCCCGCGGACGCTGTTCTGGCCGTGGTTCGGCGCCAACGTGTCCATCCTCGGCCTGAGTTACGGCTCCTTCGCCCTGGGCTTCGGGATCTCCTTCTGGCAGGCGCTGGTGGCCGCCGTGATCGGGATCGTCTTCTCGTTCCTGCTGTGCGGCTTCGTCGCGGTCGCCGGAAAGCGGGGCTCCGCGCCGACGATGGTGCTCGGCCGTGCCGCCTACGGGGTGCGCGGCAACCGCCTTCCGTCGGTGGTCTCCTGGGTGCTCACCGTCGGCTGGGAGACCGTGCTGTGCTCCCTCGCCACCCTGGCCACGGCGACCGTCTTCGGACGGCTCGGCTGGGGCGGCGGCACCGGGACCCAGGTGATCGCCCTGATCGTGGTCGCGGGGCTCACCGTCGTCGGCGGGGTGATGGGCTTCGACCTGATCATGCGGCTCCAGACCGTGATCACCGTGGTGACGGGCGTACTGACCGTCGTCTACATAGGCCTGGTCGCCGACCACATCCACTGGAGCTCCGTCAGCGCCCTCCCGGCGGGCTCCGCCCAGGAGTTCATCGGCGCGCTGGTCTTCATGATGACCGGTTTCGGTCTCGGCTGGGTCAACGCCGCCGCCGACTACTCCCGCTATCTGCCCCGGACTTCGTCGAGCCGGGGCGTGGTCGGGTGGACCACCTTCGGGGCCTCCGCGGCCCCGCTGCTCCTGCTGGTCTCCGGACTGCTGCTGGCCGGATCGTCCACCACGCTCAACCAGGCCGTCGCCGCCGACCCGATCGGCGCCCTCACCACCCTCCTGCCCACCTGGTTCCTGGTGCCTTTCGCCGTCGTCGCGGTTCTCGGCCTGGTCGGCGGCGCGGTCCTCGACATCTATTCCTCGGGCCTCGCCCTGCTCTCGGCGGGCCTCAGGATCCCGCGTCCCCTGGCGGCGCTCGTCGACGGCGTCCTGATGATCGCGGGCTCCCTCTACATCGTGTTCTTCGCCGACGACTTCCTCGGCCAGTTCATGGGCTTCCTCACCACTCTCGGCGTCCCCATCGCCGCCTGGTGCGGCATCATGCTCGCCGATCTCTCCCTGCGCCGCCGTGACTACGACGAGGCCGACCTCTACCGTCCGAGCGGCCGCTACGGCGACGTGCCGCCCGCTCCGCTGATCCTGACGGTTCTCGCCACCGCCCTCGGCTGGGGGCTGGTCACCAACTCGGCCGCGAGCTGGCTGGACTGGCAGGGCTATCTCCTCGCGCCCTTCGGCCTCGGCGGCAAGTCCGGCGCCTGGGCCTACGCCAACCTCGGGGTGCTGGCCGCCCTGGCGCTCGGCTTCCTCGGCACGCTGGCCTTCGGTCGCGGGCGGGTCCGCGCACAGGAGGGCGTCGTATGA